From a single Candidatus Delongbacteria bacterium genomic region:
- a CDS encoding acyl-CoA dehydrogenase family protein, with protein sequence MDFLFTEEQLAVQEMTRRFAREKVLPGVRERDENAEIPDALRHELLEMGYGAMMVPEEWGGMGMDSISYSLALEEISAVDAALAVALSVTNSLGCAPLLRFGTEAQREKYLRPLCDGRMLAAFCLSEAGAGSDVRSLETRIEREGDEYVITGSKMWVTNGSRADLFLVIGSSGPEVEGRSAKTALLVEKGTPGLSLGKLEDKLGLRCSDTALMHFDKVRVPAGNLLHEEGKGLHVALGMLDGGRIGIASQSLGLARGAFELALDYARQREQFGKTIDQFQLIQFKFADMATRIEAARNLVYKACSLRDAGLDYSRYAAMAKLYASETANFCARECVQIHGGYGYSREYHAERFMRDARVTEIYEGTSEIQRIVIARSVMA encoded by the coding sequence ATGGATTTCCTCTTCACCGAAGAGCAGCTGGCCGTTCAGGAAATGACCCGACGCTTCGCCCGGGAAAAGGTCTTGCCCGGAGTGCGCGAACGCGACGAGAACGCCGAGATTCCCGACGCCCTGCGTCACGAGCTGCTCGAAATGGGCTACGGGGCCATGATGGTGCCCGAAGAATGGGGCGGCATGGGAATGGACAGCATCAGCTATTCCCTGGCTCTCGAGGAAATCTCCGCGGTGGACGCGGCCCTCGCGGTGGCTCTGAGTGTGACCAACTCGCTGGGTTGTGCTCCCCTGCTGCGTTTCGGTACCGAAGCCCAGCGCGAGAAGTACCTGCGGCCCCTGTGCGACGGCCGCATGCTGGCCGCATTCTGCCTTTCCGAGGCCGGTGCCGGCAGTGATGTGCGCAGCCTCGAGACTCGCATCGAGCGCGAAGGCGACGAGTATGTGATCACCGGATCGAAGATGTGGGTCACCAACGGCAGCCGCGCCGACCTGTTCCTGGTCATCGGCAGCAGCGGGCCTGAGGTGGAAGGGCGCAGCGCCAAGACCGCCCTGCTGGTGGAGAAGGGCACGCCCGGGCTGAGCCTGGGCAAGCTCGAGGACAAGCTGGGCCTGCGCTGCAGTGATACGGCCCTGATGCACTTCGACAAGGTGCGCGTACCCGCCGGAAACCTGCTACACGAAGAGGGCAAGGGCCTTCACGTGGCGCTGGGCATGCTCGACGGCGGCCGCATCGGCATCGCCAGCCAGTCTTTGGGCCTGGCGCGCGGCGCCTTCGAACTGGCGCTGGATTACGCCAGGCAGCGCGAGCAGTTCGGCAAGACCATTGACCAGTTCCAGCTGATCCAGTTCAAGTTCGCCGACATGGCAACCCGCATCGAAGCGGCCCGCAATCTTGTCTACAAGGCCTGCAGCCTGCGCGATGCCGGGCTTGATTACAGTCGCTATGCGGCCATGGCCAAATTGTACGCCAGCGAGACCGCCAACTTCTGTGCGCGCGAGTGTGTCCAGATCCATGGTGGGTATGGCTACAGCCGCGAGTATCACGCCGAACGCTTCATGCGCGATGCCCGTGTGACCGAGATCTACGAAGGTACCAGTGAAATCCAGCGGATCGTGATCGCACGATCCGTGATGGCTTGA